Proteins encoded by one window of Ralstonia sp. RRA:
- a CDS encoding Spy/CpxP family protein refolding chaperone — MIAVTSRRLVAVAAGLLLSCAALAQTAAPDAVPMSPMPGHGPGMMGRGPGPGFGQPGPHGMERGRHHGGEFFLRGLNLTEEQRDKIFAIKYAQMPQEREQHKAVAHARRDLRQMVTSGQYDEARVRTLSEALGRAVTQEAQLRAQAGAKIMQVLTPEQRKQITDREARHVAVLEQGEDAPAQELAAM; from the coding sequence CTTGCGCCGCGCTGGCCCAGACGGCCGCCCCCGACGCAGTTCCCATGTCGCCGATGCCTGGGCATGGTCCCGGCATGATGGGCCGTGGGCCGGGCCCCGGCTTTGGCCAACCCGGGCCGCACGGTATGGAGCGCGGGCGTCACCACGGTGGCGAGTTCTTCCTGCGTGGCCTGAATCTGACCGAAGAACAGCGCGACAAGATTTTCGCGATCAAGTATGCGCAGATGCCGCAAGAGCGCGAGCAACACAAGGCCGTCGCACATGCGCGTCGTGACCTGCGTCAGATGGTGACGTCCGGCCAGTACGATGAGGCACGCGTTCGCACGCTGTCCGAAGCGCTGGGCCGAGCAGTCACCCAAGAAGCCCAACTGCGCGCGCAAGCCGGCGCCAAGATCATGCAGGTGCTGACGCCTGAACAGCGCAAGCAGATCACCGATCGCGAAGCCCGGCACGTGGCCGTGCTTGAGCAGGGCGAAGATGCACCCGCGCAGGAACTGGCGGCAATGTAA
- a CDS encoding universal stress protein: MFTHILLPTDGSEQCRKAIDGALKLARATGCRLTAYTCIEEFPNMAYSAGVGECPHAHYMEQVQGYAKDCIDRIAERAREEGIQFDSDVSQFSEPYLGILDAAKRHACDVIFMASHGHRSLMGRLLIGNETRKVLTYAQVPVVVYR; this comes from the coding sequence ATGTTTACCCATATCCTCTTGCCGACCGACGGCTCCGAGCAATGCCGCAAGGCAATCGACGGCGCATTGAAACTCGCGCGCGCCACCGGTTGCCGCCTCACCGCTTACACGTGCATCGAAGAATTCCCCAACATGGCGTATTCCGCCGGGGTGGGCGAGTGTCCGCACGCGCACTACATGGAGCAAGTGCAGGGCTATGCGAAAGACTGCATCGATCGGATTGCTGAGCGCGCCCGGGAAGAAGGCATCCAGTTCGACAGCGATGTCTCGCAATTTTCCGAGCCCTACCTCGGCATTCTGGACGCGGCGAAGCGGCACGCATGCGACGTCATCTTCATGGCATCGCACGGGCACCGCAGCCTGATGGGGCGATTGCTGATCGGCAATGAAACGCGCAAGGTGCTGACTTACGCGCAGGTGCCCGTGGTGGTCTACCGCTAG
- a CDS encoding AraC family transcriptional regulator, which yields MRPTLDPTSPDPRVTADASVFGTLARGSRASLERVVNLGDGVTAAIWCNEHDEAHYVQPGHHTLSVYLQGGYTTHRQDLPNLFGAPGRVCMLPAEHESAWVIEQPMRFVHLYFAPDALAGHAVRLLDAEPRLFTLHDRTFIEDVHLAQSCARIAQLDWSDLDDRMRANALANDTLSYLVQTQGRTRAMAVRGGLAPHVCRRIASRIEAELHLLLSIGELAAEANLSEFHFARMFRASFGVAPHEWVLQRRIARAQDLLRSTTLPLATIAERCGFASPSHFSRRFATQLGASPSRYRQAWQGK from the coding sequence GTGCGCCCTACCCTCGACCCCACTTCGCCTGACCCACGCGTGACCGCAGACGCCAGCGTCTTCGGTACGCTCGCGCGTGGGTCGCGCGCATCGCTGGAGCGTGTCGTCAATCTGGGCGATGGCGTGACCGCCGCTATCTGGTGCAACGAACACGACGAGGCACACTACGTCCAGCCGGGTCACCACACACTGTCGGTGTATCTGCAAGGCGGCTACACCACGCACCGGCAGGACTTGCCGAACCTGTTCGGCGCGCCGGGCCGTGTGTGCATGCTGCCGGCCGAGCACGAATCTGCCTGGGTGATCGAGCAGCCGATGCGTTTTGTCCATCTGTACTTCGCACCCGATGCACTGGCCGGGCATGCAGTGCGTCTGCTCGACGCCGAGCCGCGCCTGTTTACCCTGCACGACCGCACTTTCATTGAAGACGTGCACCTCGCGCAATCGTGCGCGCGCATCGCCCAACTCGACTGGTCCGACCTGGACGACCGCATGCGTGCCAACGCGCTGGCCAACGACACGCTGTCGTATCTCGTGCAGACACAGGGCCGTACACGCGCAATGGCGGTGCGTGGCGGGCTGGCACCCCATGTGTGCCGCCGCATTGCCTCACGCATTGAAGCTGAGCTGCACTTGCTGCTGTCGATCGGGGAGCTGGCGGCAGAGGCCAATCTGTCGGAATTTCACTTTGCGCGGATGTTCCGCGCATCGTTCGGGGTGGCGCCGCACGAGTGGGTTCTGCAGCGGCGCATTGCACGTGCGCAAGACCTGCTGCGATCGACCACGCTGCCGCTGGCAACGATTGCGGAGCGCTGCGGCTTTGCCAGCCCAAGCCATTTCAGCCGGCGCTTTGCCACCCAACTCGGGGCGTCGCCCTCGCGCTATCGGCAGGCTTGGCAAGGCAAGTAA
- a CDS encoding glycoprotein, with protein MSRSSSASPLLRRSTRLLIAVAALAALVTLPRAHASTQPSAPAAAEPPAPASATATKTGKEGKVPTCQAIMQRLSGSLAGTPSRADKPGAVMVDFEKSGVTMACSHSDAVAIPVPGNAKPR; from the coding sequence ATGTCCCGATCGTCGTCGGCATCGCCCCTGTTGCGGCGTTCCACGCGATTGCTGATTGCCGTAGCGGCGCTTGCCGCGCTGGTGACATTGCCGCGCGCGCATGCCTCAACCCAGCCGAGCGCACCGGCTGCTGCCGAGCCGCCGGCACCAGCTTCAGCAACTGCAACCAAGACCGGAAAGGAAGGCAAGGTCCCCACCTGCCAGGCCATCATGCAGCGCCTGTCAGGCAGCCTGGCCGGCACGCCCAGCCGCGCCGATAAGCCTGGCGCGGTAATGGTCGACTTCGAAAAATCCGGCGTGACCATGGCCTGCAGCCACTCCGACGCCGTCGCCATTCCGGTTCCAGGCAACGCCAAGCCACGATGA
- a CDS encoding EAL domain-containing protein, translating to MNRSHPADAGALPVDAELAPEAMPRPATAPVPSAQTAAEEQATGTDFDALARLSSDAVLLTVEGRVVRANPAAARLMNAQAPEQLEGVQLAGLIHPDDVGQAVPRLARMVSGGLGAQPVEHRLVRADYTHVLVASEAAACEHEGQPAVMLVLREAGSRHALERHAVQARAEALQARRLLASENAVLAQLASNATLSTVLRHLCLYVEQVYPNAMAAVLLLAEDNPDESQTLRVAAAPTLPAAYAATLENSPVGPDAGACGCAVYLGNAALIGDIATDPRWQHERTAALAAGFAAAWALPIRSSRGDKLGVLTLFYRQPCLPSEEELNFLDDVTHLAGVAIQKDTIERGLAESEARYRLAISHLNEGVLIQSLDGVVLAANASAERILRVRAGQLVGRNRLDPLQRVIDEDGNEIAHDVLPSQLVKRSGEPILGRVYGLLLKTGELVWIRENIIPIRRHGEPVPSSIMLSFADITDIKRAEQRLRHLAAHDALTGLTNRSFFIAHLEAAIERARDESRELGLFFLDLDRFKSVNDTAGHACGDTLLQSAAARLTDCIGPGDVIARLGGDEFVILIEQRVEGKRIALLAERLLLTMREPFDTVNGRYYLGVSIGVALYPHDGISGSDLLRSADAAMYRAKQNGRNRAQFYTAELNARLQRRYLLENALRDARENNELQLVYQPKYDLASHRIVGAEALLRWNSAKLGAISPVEFIPVAEETGLIVPIGEWVLRRACEQATTWYEALGYDFRMAVNLSARQFQAGDVVPMIEQTLAETGLPPTALEVEITESLLMGGADEVRPMFDALTAQGIRISIDDFGTGYSSLSYLQRFPISNVKIDRSFITGIPHDPDSVALTEAIVAMARALGMTVTAEGVEDADQVEFLAKAGCQEIQGYYIGKPVTAEGFDRLLRAHLSVVDAGVRAALG from the coding sequence ATGAACCGTTCCCATCCGGCCGATGCCGGAGCCCTTCCTGTTGACGCGGAGCTGGCTCCAGAGGCCATGCCACGCCCGGCAACGGCACCTGTTCCCTCGGCGCAGACCGCAGCCGAAGAACAGGCTACAGGCACGGATTTCGATGCGCTGGCGCGCCTGTCGTCCGATGCTGTGCTGTTGACGGTGGAGGGGCGTGTCGTGCGAGCCAACCCTGCTGCCGCGCGCCTGATGAATGCGCAGGCGCCGGAGCAGCTTGAAGGTGTGCAGCTTGCCGGCCTGATCCACCCGGATGATGTGGGCCAGGCCGTGCCGCGTCTGGCGCGCATGGTGAGCGGTGGCTTGGGTGCCCAGCCCGTCGAGCACCGTTTGGTGCGGGCCGACTACACCCATGTGCTGGTTGCCAGTGAGGCCGCCGCGTGCGAGCACGAAGGCCAACCGGCGGTGATGCTGGTACTGCGTGAAGCCGGCTCGCGCCACGCGCTTGAGCGCCACGCCGTACAGGCCCGTGCCGAAGCCTTGCAAGCACGCCGCCTGCTCGCCTCGGAGAACGCCGTGCTTGCGCAACTCGCTTCCAACGCGACGCTGTCGACAGTGCTGCGCCATTTGTGCCTGTACGTCGAACAGGTCTACCCGAATGCCATGGCGGCGGTACTGCTGCTTGCTGAAGACAACCCGGACGAAAGCCAGACCCTGCGCGTGGCCGCCGCGCCCACGCTGCCCGCGGCCTACGCTGCCACGCTGGAGAATTCGCCCGTCGGCCCCGATGCCGGCGCGTGCGGCTGTGCGGTCTACCTGGGCAACGCCGCCCTGATTGGCGACATCGCAACCGACCCGCGTTGGCAGCATGAACGCACCGCAGCACTGGCTGCCGGCTTTGCGGCAGCCTGGGCGTTGCCGATCCGGTCTTCACGCGGCGACAAGCTGGGTGTGCTCACGCTGTTCTATCGCCAGCCCTGCTTGCCTAGCGAAGAAGAGCTGAATTTTCTCGACGACGTAACCCACCTGGCCGGCGTCGCCATTCAGAAAGACACCATTGAGCGCGGCCTGGCCGAGAGCGAAGCGCGCTATCGCCTCGCCATTTCGCACCTGAACGAGGGCGTGCTGATCCAGAGTCTGGACGGCGTGGTGCTGGCAGCCAATGCCAGCGCCGAGCGCATCCTGCGCGTGCGTGCCGGACAATTGGTCGGCCGCAACCGGCTGGACCCGCTGCAGCGCGTGATTGACGAAGACGGCAACGAGATCGCCCACGATGTCCTGCCTTCGCAGCTCGTCAAGCGCAGCGGCGAGCCGATCCTGGGGCGGGTCTACGGTCTCCTGCTCAAGACCGGCGAGTTGGTCTGGATTCGCGAGAACATCATCCCGATCCGTCGCCATGGCGAGCCGGTGCCCAGCAGCATCATGCTGTCGTTTGCCGACATCACCGACATCAAGCGCGCCGAGCAGCGCCTGCGCCATCTTGCTGCGCACGATGCGCTCACTGGCCTGACCAACCGCAGCTTCTTCATCGCCCATCTGGAAGCCGCCATCGAGCGTGCGCGCGACGAAAGCCGCGAGCTTGGGTTGTTCTTCCTGGATCTGGACCGCTTCAAGAGCGTGAACGACACCGCGGGCCACGCCTGCGGCGACACGCTGCTGCAGAGCGCCGCCGCACGGTTGACGGACTGCATTGGCCCCGGCGACGTGATCGCGCGCCTGGGCGGCGACGAATTCGTCATCCTGATCGAGCAGCGCGTGGAAGGTAAGCGCATTGCGCTGCTGGCTGAACGTTTGCTGCTGACCATGCGCGAGCCGTTCGATACCGTCAACGGGCGCTACTACCTGGGTGTATCGATTGGCGTGGCGCTGTATCCGCACGATGGCATTTCGGGCTCCGACCTGCTGCGTTCGGCCGACGCTGCCATGTACCGCGCCAAGCAGAATGGCCGCAACCGCGCGCAGTTCTACACGGCCGAGCTCAACGCCCGCCTGCAGCGCCGCTACCTGCTGGAGAATGCGCTGCGCGACGCGCGCGAGAACAACGAACTGCAGCTCGTCTATCAGCCCAAGTACGACCTGGCCAGCCACCGCATCGTTGGTGCCGAAGCGCTGCTGCGCTGGAACAGCGCGAAGCTGGGTGCCATCTCGCCGGTCGAGTTCATTCCGGTGGCGGAAGAGACCGGTCTGATCGTGCCGATTGGCGAATGGGTGCTGCGCCGCGCGTGCGAACAGGCCACGACGTGGTACGAGGCGCTAGGCTACGACTTCCGCATGGCGGTCAACCTATCGGCGCGCCAGTTCCAGGCCGGTGATGTGGTGCCGATGATCGAGCAGACGCTGGCCGAGACCGGCCTGCCGCCCACCGCGCTTGAAGTGGAAATTACCGAAAGCCTGCTGATGGGTGGCGCGGATGAAGTCCGCCCGATGTTCGACGCGCTCACCGCGCAAGGCATTCGTATTTCCATCGACGATTTTGGCACGGGGTACTCGTCGCTGTCGTACCTGCAGCGCTTCCCGATCAGCAACGTGAAGATCGACCGCTCGTTCATCACGGGCATTCCACACGACCCGGATTCGGTGGCGCTGACCGAGGCCATCGTCGCCATGGCGCGCGCCCTGGGCATGACCGTCACGGCCGAAGGCGTGGAAGATGCCGACCAAGTGGAGTTTCTCGCCAAGGCCGGCTGCCAGGAAATCCAGGGCTACTACATCGGCAAGCCTGTCACGGCGGAAGGCTTTGACCGGCTGCTGCGGGCGCACCTTTCGGTCGTGGATGCCGGGGTGCGCGCGGCACTGGGCTGA
- a CDS encoding DUF6622 family protein, with product MLESITSIVSHTPTWVFGVFAVLIALGLRQTQPRVVSRRRLIVLPLVVAAYSFYGVVMASHGSALALAAWLAAIAAAFLLTRLMPPNGAISESAATVRVPGSWVPMVVILGLFTARYAYNVMLAMHPDVLQSAGFMTLFSALFGFLGGLLLSRSVLMHVRTPRLMAA from the coding sequence ATGCTCGAATCGATCACCTCCATCGTGTCGCACACGCCCACCTGGGTGTTCGGGGTGTTTGCCGTGCTGATTGCGCTTGGCCTGCGCCAGACGCAGCCCCGCGTGGTATCACGCCGTCGCCTGATCGTGCTGCCACTGGTGGTGGCTGCGTACTCGTTCTACGGCGTGGTGATGGCGAGCCACGGCAGCGCGCTCGCGCTGGCAGCATGGCTGGCGGCCATTGCAGCGGCCTTCCTGTTGACGCGTCTAATGCCGCCCAACGGCGCCATCTCCGAATCAGCCGCCACCGTGCGCGTGCCCGGTAGCTGGGTGCCGATGGTGGTGATCCTGGGCCTGTTCACCGCGCGCTACGCTTACAACGTGATGCTGGCGATGCATCCGGATGTCCTGCAATCCGCCGGTTTCATGACGCTGTTCAGCGCGCTGTTCGGGTTCCTGGGTGGTTTGCTGCTCTCGCGTTCGGTGCTGATGCATGTGCGTACGCCGCGCCTGATGGCGGCTTGA
- a CDS encoding TOBE domain-containing protein yields MLELDGTIWLRAGEDNWGGHGRIALLSAIGQTGSITAGAKAVGLSYKAAWDAIDTMNNLAGEPLVVRTTGGKGGGGSVLTPRAQRLIESFRVLEAEHRRFVERLDAAAQAASEDVTLLRRLMLRTSARNALFGTVESIASGAVNDVVTLRLPGGQAVAATITQESTHALGLAPGVQAVALIKAPAVMLMRGAGEWRVSAENQLPCVVTEIRDGAVQAEVRLRLLDTDAAAAQETVLVAMLSRTAVETLALAEGVEAVAVFEASSVILGLA; encoded by the coding sequence ATGCTGGAACTCGACGGCACCATCTGGCTGCGCGCCGGTGAAGACAACTGGGGCGGACACGGCCGCATTGCATTGCTGTCGGCCATCGGTCAGACGGGCTCCATCACGGCGGGTGCCAAGGCGGTCGGCCTTTCCTACAAGGCCGCCTGGGACGCCATCGACACCATGAACAACCTGGCCGGCGAGCCGCTGGTGGTGCGTACTACGGGCGGCAAGGGCGGCGGCGGCAGCGTGCTGACGCCGCGCGCACAGCGGCTGATCGAGAGCTTCCGCGTGCTGGAAGCGGAGCACCGCCGCTTCGTCGAACGCCTGGATGCCGCAGCCCAGGCCGCCAGTGAAGACGTGACATTGCTACGCCGCCTGATGCTGCGCACGAGTGCGCGCAATGCGCTGTTCGGCACGGTAGAGTCGATCGCATCGGGCGCGGTCAACGATGTGGTGACACTGCGTCTGCCGGGCGGTCAGGCTGTCGCCGCGACCATTACGCAGGAAAGTACGCATGCGCTTGGGCTGGCACCGGGGGTACAGGCTGTCGCCCTTATCAAGGCGCCGGCTGTGATGCTGATGCGCGGGGCTGGGGAATGGCGCGTGTCTGCCGAAAACCAATTGCCATGCGTGGTCACGGAAATTCGCGATGGCGCAGTGCAGGCTGAGGTGCGGTTGCGCCTGCTCGATACAGATGCCGCCGCCGCGCAGGAAACCGTTCTGGTGGCAATGCTCTCGCGCACGGCGGTCGAAACGCTGGCCCTGGCGGAAGGTGTGGAAGCCGTGGCCGTGTTCGAGGCGTCGAGCGTGATCCTGGGCTTGGCCTGA
- a CDS encoding NAD(P)H-dependent oxidoreductase, with protein MAAPKTLLIVYHSMTGGTRQMAEAAQAGATAEGGVAVRLLHAAHAGPDDVLAADGYIFATPENLAAISGQLKDFFDRCYYPALDRINGRPYACLICAGSDGQNAARQIERIATGWRLKPVAEPIIVCTRAQTPEAILAPKQIGMEDLERCRALGEAMATGLALGVF; from the coding sequence ATGGCTGCCCCCAAGACCCTGCTGATCGTCTATCACTCGATGACGGGCGGCACGCGGCAGATGGCTGAAGCCGCGCAGGCCGGCGCGACCGCAGAGGGCGGTGTTGCCGTGCGGTTGCTGCATGCCGCACATGCGGGCCCCGATGATGTGCTCGCGGCGGACGGCTACATCTTTGCGACGCCGGAAAACCTGGCGGCCATCAGCGGACAGCTCAAGGATTTCTTCGACCGCTGCTATTACCCTGCGCTCGACCGCATCAACGGCCGCCCCTATGCCTGTCTGATCTGCGCCGGCAGCGACGGCCAGAACGCCGCGCGGCAGATCGAGCGCATTGCCACCGGCTGGCGGCTCAAGCCCGTGGCCGAGCCGATCATCGTATGCACGCGTGCGCAGACGCCGGAGGCTATCCTGGCGCCGAAGCAGATCGGCATGGAAGATCTGGAGCGCTGTCGCGCGTTGGGCGAGGCGATGGCAACGGGGTTGGCGCTGGGCGTGTTCTAG
- a CDS encoding ankyrin repeat domain-containing protein produces MAKPSTSIEPADIFAAARTANLVATRAFLDAGAEPAAVNDHGFTALECAAMGTNGTPTEQHLAVLRLLIEAGSPLEHQGGGGRTALYLAAEFSRGVEAVQLLLDAGAQADIRDGHGNHIVENAMMPAVKALLSQITGHLIPQKEAAPEPRKMSVLEWRAARKKIDAAFDKLESVGIVALHDVGRTQEDGFADASALFRERGGSEAGLSGMCFYTRQDLDRAKRSSDLALAFWGGPGGEAASTKRVGQQIAEAFGSVGLPVKWNGSERVRPTVDLRAVD; encoded by the coding sequence ATGGCGAAGCCCAGTACCTCGATTGAACCCGCTGACATCTTTGCGGCGGCCCGTACAGCAAACCTCGTCGCTACACGCGCCTTTCTTGATGCTGGCGCTGAGCCTGCCGCAGTGAACGACCATGGCTTCACGGCACTGGAATGTGCGGCGATGGGAACGAATGGAACGCCCACCGAGCAACATCTTGCCGTACTGCGCCTGTTGATTGAGGCGGGAAGTCCGCTTGAGCATCAAGGTGGCGGAGGTCGAACGGCGCTTTACCTTGCGGCGGAATTCTCACGCGGCGTGGAGGCCGTTCAGTTGCTGCTGGATGCCGGAGCACAAGCCGACATTCGTGACGGGCACGGGAACCACATCGTTGAAAACGCCATGATGCCTGCGGTCAAGGCGCTGCTTTCACAGATCACCGGCCACCTGATCCCCCAAAAGGAAGCGGCGCCCGAGCCGAGGAAAATGTCGGTGCTTGAGTGGCGCGCCGCTCGAAAGAAAATCGACGCAGCGTTCGACAAGCTTGAGAGCGTTGGCATCGTCGCCTTGCATGACGTGGGCCGTACGCAGGAAGACGGTTTTGCGGATGCCTCTGCGTTGTTCAGGGAGCGCGGTGGCTCCGAGGCCGGGCTCTCCGGCATGTGTTTCTATACCCGGCAAGACCTCGATCGGGCCAAGCGCAGCAGTGATCTCGCCCTGGCTTTCTGGGGCGGGCCGGGAGGTGAGGCAGCGTCAACGAAGCGAGTCGGCCAACAGATTGCCGAGGCTTTCGGCAGCGTCGGCTTGCCAGTGAAATGGAACGGATCGGAGCGTGTTCGCCCAACCGTGGACCTCAGAGCGGTCGATTGA